From one Eucalyptus grandis isolate ANBG69807.140 chromosome 9, ASM1654582v1, whole genome shotgun sequence genomic stretch:
- the LOC104418685 gene encoding alpha-L-fucosidase 2 isoform X1, with protein MWKGKDPLSIGSVPRQTFSTSQETSVRYRHVRFEAAIIVRSFLHDDDVLFSRPKAQKKLDVLRIFRSPPRRFSTSSQCAATVRTSEKGPILMERADEPEPLKVTFGGPAKYFTDAAPIGNGRLGAMVWGGVASELLQLNEDTLWTGTPGNYTDPRVPAVLADVRKLVDDGEYADATAAAVNLLGNLSEAYQLLGDLKLDFDYLHLTYAEETYSRELDLNTATVRVGYSVGNVQFSREYFSSYPDQVIVMKISASKSGYVSFTVSLDSQLQHHSYVEGSNQIIMEGSCPGKRIPPEVNDNDPKGIQFCSILDLKISDERGTISILEDKKLKVEGADWAILCLVAASSFDGPLTNPSESKRDPTADAVRALKSIRNLSYAELYAHHLSDYQNLFQRVSLKLRKSSSSPSAMGNASLVTGEPSSITDPCNKGNESGKITTADRIKSFANDEDPFLVELLFQFGRYLLISCSRPGTQVANLQGIWNKDVAPKWDSAPHMNINLEMNYWPCLPCNLAECQEALFDFLSSLSVNGSETAKVNYGARGWVVHHKTDIWAKSSPVSGDVVWAMWAMGGAWLCTHLWEHYKYTMDKMLDIKQEFLRNKAYPLLEGCALFLLDWLIEGPDGYLETNPSTSPEHSFIAPNGKPASVSYSTTMDMAIIKEVFSGVVAAAEVLGYTNSDLVNKVQKAQTRLRPIKIAMDGSIMEWALDFKDPDIHHRHLSHLFGLFPGHTITWELTPDLCTAAEKSLYKRGEDGPGWSTTWKIALWARLHSSEHAYRMVKRLITLVDPDHEVSFHGGLYSNLFAAHPPFQIDANFGFIAAVAELLVQSTVKDLYLLPALPRDKWGNGWVNGLKARGGVTVNIRWSDGDLNEVDVWSKDQISLHKLHYKGTSVTVDIASHRVYTFNGQLSLMKTCSL; from the exons ATGTGGAAAGGTAAGGATCCACTGTCCATCGGATCTGTGCCGCGACAAACATTCTCCACCTCTCAAGAGACTTCTGTCCGATACCGTCATGTCCGGTTCGAAGCAGCAATCATTGTACGAAGTTTTCTTCATGACGACGACGTGCTCTTTTCTCGTCCGAAGGCGCAAAAGAAGCTCGACGTGCTTCGTATCTTCCGGTCGCCTCCTCGACGCTTCTCAACTAGCAGTCAGTGTGCTGCGACCGTGCGGACGAGCGAGAAAGGCCCGATCTTGATGGAGCGGGCGGACGAGCCCGAGCCTTTGAAGGTCACTTTCGGTGGGCCCGCCAAGTACTTCACCGACGCCGCTCCGATCGGCAATGGCAGGCTCGGAGCCATGGTGTGGGGCGGCGTGGCCTCGGAACTTCTCCAGCTCAACG AGGATACTCTCTGGACTGGGACTCCAGGGAATTACACTGATCCTCGTGTACCAGCAGTGTTAGCAGATGTCAGGAAGCTCGTGGATGATGGTGAATATGCTGACGCCACTGCAGCAGCAGTCAATTTGCTAGGAAATCTTTCTGAA GCTTACCAACTCCTCGGGGACCTCAAGCTGGACTTTGATTACCTCCATCTTACATATGCTGAAGAAACATATAGCAGGGAACTAGACTTGAACACTGCTACTGTGAGAGTTGGATATTCTGTAGGCAATGTACAATTCTCAAGGGAGTACTTTTCATCTTATCCTGACCAAGTTATTGTGATGAAAATATCTGCAAGCAAATCCGGATACGTTTCATTTACAGTGTCTCTAGATAGCCAGTTACAACATCATTCATATGTCGAGGGAAGTAACCAAATTATTATGGAGGGTTCTTGTCCTGGTAAAAGAATTCCACCTGAAGTAAATGATAATGATCCCAAGGGAATTCAGTTTTGCAGCATTCTTGATCTAAAGATTAGTGATGAGAGGGGCACGATAAGTATCTTGGAagacaaaaaattgaaagttgaggGCGCAGATTGGGCTATTCTCTGTTTAGTGGCTGCTTCTTCTTTTGATGGACCTCTAACAAACCCTTCAGAGTCTAAAAGGGATCCCACTGCAGATGCAGTTCGTGCACTAAAATCAATACGAAATCTTTCATATGCTGAGCTCTATGCACACCATTTGAGTGACTACCAGAACCTTTTCCAACGTGTTTCACTTAAGTTAAGGAAAAGTTCCAGCTCTCCTAGTGCCATGGGAAATGCGTCCCTTGTGACCGGTGAACCTTCTTCAATTACTGATCCATGCAATAAGGGAAATGAGAGTGGTAAAATAACTACTGCTGATAGGATTAAGTCTTTTGCAAATGATGAAGATCCTTTTCTGGTGGAGTTGTTATTCCAATTTGGTCGCTATTTACTTATTTCTTGCTCGAGGCCTGGAACCCAGGTGGCAAATCTTCAAGGAATTTGGAACAAGGATGTTGCACCAAAATGGGA TTCGGCTCCTCATATGAACATCAATCTTGAAATGAACTATTGGCCTTGCCTTCCCTGCAATCTTGCCGAGTGCCAGGAggctttgtttgattttctttcctctttatcAGTGAATGGGAGTGAAACTGCAAAA GTTAACTATGGGGCAAGAGGTTGGGTCGTACACCATAAAACTGATATATGGGCAAAGTCATCGCCAGTTTCAGGTGATGTTGTGTGGGCAATGTGGGCAATGGGTGGCGCATGGCTTTGCACGCATCTCTGGGAGCACTATAAATATACAATGGACAAG ATGCTTGATATTAAACAGGAGTTCCTCAGGAACAAGGCTTATCCTTTGTTGGAAGGATGTGCACTGTTCCTGTTGGACTGGTTGATTGAAGGCCCTGATGGATACCTTGAAACCAACCCTTCAACATCTCCAGAACATAGCTTTATTGCTCCCAATGGTAAGCCTGCTAGTGTGAGTTACTCAACAACAATGGACATGGCAATCATAAAGGAAGTGTTCTCTGgagttgttgctgctgctgag GTTCTAGGGTATACCAATAGTGATCTTGTCAATAAAGTGCAGAAGGCTCAGACAAGGCTTCGTCCAATTAAAATAGCCATGGATGGTTCTATCATGGAATGG GCACTAGATTTCAAGGATCCAGACATCCATCATCGTCATCTTTCTCACCTTTTTGGCCTGTTTCCGGGACACACAATAACTTGGGAACTCACTCCTGATCTCTGTACTGCTGCTGAGAAATCCCTTTATAAAAGAG GAGAGGATGGTCCAGGATGGTCTACAACATGGAAAATCGCTCTCTGGGCACGACTCCATAGCAGTGAGCATGCGTATCGGATGGTCAAGCGTTTGATTACCTTGGTGGATCCAGATCATGAGGTGTCCTTCCATGGAGGACTATATAGTAACTTATTTGCTGCACATCCTCCTTTCCAGATTGATGCCAACTTTGG CTTTATAGCAGCGGTTGCAGAATTGCTTGTGCAGAGCACTGTTAAGGATTTATACTTGCTTCCTGCTCTTCCCCGGGACAAATGGGGGAATGGTTGGGTGAATGGATTGAAAGCGCGTGGAGGGGTCACGGTCAACATCCGCTGGAGTGATGGAGACCTCAATGAAGTCGATGTTTGGTCGAAGGACCAAATCTCTCTTCACAAGTTGCACTACAAGGGAACTTCAGTGACAGTAGATATTGCCTCTCATAGAGTCTACACATTCAATGGACAGTTGAGCCTCATGAAGACATGCTCCCTTTAG
- the LOC104418685 gene encoding alpha-L-fucosidase 2 isoform X2 → MWKGKDPLSIGSVPRQTFSTSQETSVRYRHVRFEAAIIVRSFLHDDDVLFSRPKAQKKLDVLRIFRSPPRRFSTSSQCAATVRTSEKGPILMERADEPEPLKVTFGGPAKYFTDAAPIGNGRLGAMVWGGVASELLQLNEDTLWTGTPGNYTDPRVPAVLADVRKLVDDGEYADATAAAVNLLGNLSEAYQLLGDLKLDFDYLHLTYAEETYSRELDLNTATVRVGYSVGNVQFSREYFSSYPDQVIVMKISASKSGYVSFTVSLDSQLQHHSYVEGSNQIIMEGSCPGKRIPPEVNDNDPKGIQFCSILDLKISDERGTISILEDKKLKVEGADWAILCLVAASSFDGPLTNPSESKRDPTADAVRALKSIRNLSYAELYAHHLSDYQNLFQRVSLKLRKSSSSPSAMGNASLVTGEPSSITDPCNKGNESGKITTADRIKSFANDEDPFLVELLFQFGRYLLISCSRPGTQVANLQGIWNKDVAPKWDSAPHMNINLEMNYWPCLPCNLAECQEALFDFLSSLSVNGSETAKVNYGARGWVVHHKTDIWAKSSPVSGDVVWAMWAMGGAWLCTHLWEHYKYTMDKEFLRNKAYPLLEGCALFLLDWLIEGPDGYLETNPSTSPEHSFIAPNGKPASVSYSTTMDMAIIKEVFSGVVAAAEVLGYTNSDLVNKVQKAQTRLRPIKIAMDGSIMEWALDFKDPDIHHRHLSHLFGLFPGHTITWELTPDLCTAAEKSLYKRGEDGPGWSTTWKIALWARLHSSEHAYRMVKRLITLVDPDHEVSFHGGLYSNLFAAHPPFQIDANFGFIAAVAELLVQSTVKDLYLLPALPRDKWGNGWVNGLKARGGVTVNIRWSDGDLNEVDVWSKDQISLHKLHYKGTSVTVDIASHRVYTFNGQLSLMKTCSL, encoded by the exons ATGTGGAAAGGTAAGGATCCACTGTCCATCGGATCTGTGCCGCGACAAACATTCTCCACCTCTCAAGAGACTTCTGTCCGATACCGTCATGTCCGGTTCGAAGCAGCAATCATTGTACGAAGTTTTCTTCATGACGACGACGTGCTCTTTTCTCGTCCGAAGGCGCAAAAGAAGCTCGACGTGCTTCGTATCTTCCGGTCGCCTCCTCGACGCTTCTCAACTAGCAGTCAGTGTGCTGCGACCGTGCGGACGAGCGAGAAAGGCCCGATCTTGATGGAGCGGGCGGACGAGCCCGAGCCTTTGAAGGTCACTTTCGGTGGGCCCGCCAAGTACTTCACCGACGCCGCTCCGATCGGCAATGGCAGGCTCGGAGCCATGGTGTGGGGCGGCGTGGCCTCGGAACTTCTCCAGCTCAACG AGGATACTCTCTGGACTGGGACTCCAGGGAATTACACTGATCCTCGTGTACCAGCAGTGTTAGCAGATGTCAGGAAGCTCGTGGATGATGGTGAATATGCTGACGCCACTGCAGCAGCAGTCAATTTGCTAGGAAATCTTTCTGAA GCTTACCAACTCCTCGGGGACCTCAAGCTGGACTTTGATTACCTCCATCTTACATATGCTGAAGAAACATATAGCAGGGAACTAGACTTGAACACTGCTACTGTGAGAGTTGGATATTCTGTAGGCAATGTACAATTCTCAAGGGAGTACTTTTCATCTTATCCTGACCAAGTTATTGTGATGAAAATATCTGCAAGCAAATCCGGATACGTTTCATTTACAGTGTCTCTAGATAGCCAGTTACAACATCATTCATATGTCGAGGGAAGTAACCAAATTATTATGGAGGGTTCTTGTCCTGGTAAAAGAATTCCACCTGAAGTAAATGATAATGATCCCAAGGGAATTCAGTTTTGCAGCATTCTTGATCTAAAGATTAGTGATGAGAGGGGCACGATAAGTATCTTGGAagacaaaaaattgaaagttgaggGCGCAGATTGGGCTATTCTCTGTTTAGTGGCTGCTTCTTCTTTTGATGGACCTCTAACAAACCCTTCAGAGTCTAAAAGGGATCCCACTGCAGATGCAGTTCGTGCACTAAAATCAATACGAAATCTTTCATATGCTGAGCTCTATGCACACCATTTGAGTGACTACCAGAACCTTTTCCAACGTGTTTCACTTAAGTTAAGGAAAAGTTCCAGCTCTCCTAGTGCCATGGGAAATGCGTCCCTTGTGACCGGTGAACCTTCTTCAATTACTGATCCATGCAATAAGGGAAATGAGAGTGGTAAAATAACTACTGCTGATAGGATTAAGTCTTTTGCAAATGATGAAGATCCTTTTCTGGTGGAGTTGTTATTCCAATTTGGTCGCTATTTACTTATTTCTTGCTCGAGGCCTGGAACCCAGGTGGCAAATCTTCAAGGAATTTGGAACAAGGATGTTGCACCAAAATGGGA TTCGGCTCCTCATATGAACATCAATCTTGAAATGAACTATTGGCCTTGCCTTCCCTGCAATCTTGCCGAGTGCCAGGAggctttgtttgattttctttcctctttatcAGTGAATGGGAGTGAAACTGCAAAA GTTAACTATGGGGCAAGAGGTTGGGTCGTACACCATAAAACTGATATATGGGCAAAGTCATCGCCAGTTTCAGGTGATGTTGTGTGGGCAATGTGGGCAATGGGTGGCGCATGGCTTTGCACGCATCTCTGGGAGCACTATAAATATACAATGGACAAG GAGTTCCTCAGGAACAAGGCTTATCCTTTGTTGGAAGGATGTGCACTGTTCCTGTTGGACTGGTTGATTGAAGGCCCTGATGGATACCTTGAAACCAACCCTTCAACATCTCCAGAACATAGCTTTATTGCTCCCAATGGTAAGCCTGCTAGTGTGAGTTACTCAACAACAATGGACATGGCAATCATAAAGGAAGTGTTCTCTGgagttgttgctgctgctgag GTTCTAGGGTATACCAATAGTGATCTTGTCAATAAAGTGCAGAAGGCTCAGACAAGGCTTCGTCCAATTAAAATAGCCATGGATGGTTCTATCATGGAATGG GCACTAGATTTCAAGGATCCAGACATCCATCATCGTCATCTTTCTCACCTTTTTGGCCTGTTTCCGGGACACACAATAACTTGGGAACTCACTCCTGATCTCTGTACTGCTGCTGAGAAATCCCTTTATAAAAGAG GAGAGGATGGTCCAGGATGGTCTACAACATGGAAAATCGCTCTCTGGGCACGACTCCATAGCAGTGAGCATGCGTATCGGATGGTCAAGCGTTTGATTACCTTGGTGGATCCAGATCATGAGGTGTCCTTCCATGGAGGACTATATAGTAACTTATTTGCTGCACATCCTCCTTTCCAGATTGATGCCAACTTTGG CTTTATAGCAGCGGTTGCAGAATTGCTTGTGCAGAGCACTGTTAAGGATTTATACTTGCTTCCTGCTCTTCCCCGGGACAAATGGGGGAATGGTTGGGTGAATGGATTGAAAGCGCGTGGAGGGGTCACGGTCAACATCCGCTGGAGTGATGGAGACCTCAATGAAGTCGATGTTTGGTCGAAGGACCAAATCTCTCTTCACAAGTTGCACTACAAGGGAACTTCAGTGACAGTAGATATTGCCTCTCATAGAGTCTACACATTCAATGGACAGTTGAGCCTCATGAAGACATGCTCCCTTTAG
- the LOC104418685 gene encoding alpha-L-fucosidase 2 isoform X3: MAGSEPWCGAAWPRNFSSSTAYQLLGDLKLDFDYLHLTYAEETYSRELDLNTATVRVGYSVGNVQFSREYFSSYPDQVIVMKISASKSGYVSFTVSLDSQLQHHSYVEGSNQIIMEGSCPGKRIPPEVNDNDPKGIQFCSILDLKISDERGTISILEDKKLKVEGADWAILCLVAASSFDGPLTNPSESKRDPTADAVRALKSIRNLSYAELYAHHLSDYQNLFQRVSLKLRKSSSSPSAMGNASLVTGEPSSITDPCNKGNESGKITTADRIKSFANDEDPFLVELLFQFGRYLLISCSRPGTQVANLQGIWNKDVAPKWDSAPHMNINLEMNYWPCLPCNLAECQEALFDFLSSLSVNGSETAKVNYGARGWVVHHKTDIWAKSSPVSGDVVWAMWAMGGAWLCTHLWEHYKYTMDKMLDIKQEFLRNKAYPLLEGCALFLLDWLIEGPDGYLETNPSTSPEHSFIAPNGKPASVSYSTTMDMAIIKEVFSGVVAAAEVLGYTNSDLVNKVQKAQTRLRPIKIAMDGSIMEWALDFKDPDIHHRHLSHLFGLFPGHTITWELTPDLCTAAEKSLYKRGEDGPGWSTTWKIALWARLHSSEHAYRMVKRLITLVDPDHEVSFHGGLYSNLFAAHPPFQIDANFGFIAAVAELLVQSTVKDLYLLPALPRDKWGNGWVNGLKARGGVTVNIRWSDGDLNEVDVWSKDQISLHKLHYKGTSVTVDIASHRVYTFNGQLSLMKTCSL; the protein is encoded by the exons ATGGCAGGCTCGGAGCCATGGTGTGGGGCGGCGTGGCCTCGGAACTTCTCCAGCTCAACG GCTTACCAACTCCTCGGGGACCTCAAGCTGGACTTTGATTACCTCCATCTTACATATGCTGAAGAAACATATAGCAGGGAACTAGACTTGAACACTGCTACTGTGAGAGTTGGATATTCTGTAGGCAATGTACAATTCTCAAGGGAGTACTTTTCATCTTATCCTGACCAAGTTATTGTGATGAAAATATCTGCAAGCAAATCCGGATACGTTTCATTTACAGTGTCTCTAGATAGCCAGTTACAACATCATTCATATGTCGAGGGAAGTAACCAAATTATTATGGAGGGTTCTTGTCCTGGTAAAAGAATTCCACCTGAAGTAAATGATAATGATCCCAAGGGAATTCAGTTTTGCAGCATTCTTGATCTAAAGATTAGTGATGAGAGGGGCACGATAAGTATCTTGGAagacaaaaaattgaaagttgaggGCGCAGATTGGGCTATTCTCTGTTTAGTGGCTGCTTCTTCTTTTGATGGACCTCTAACAAACCCTTCAGAGTCTAAAAGGGATCCCACTGCAGATGCAGTTCGTGCACTAAAATCAATACGAAATCTTTCATATGCTGAGCTCTATGCACACCATTTGAGTGACTACCAGAACCTTTTCCAACGTGTTTCACTTAAGTTAAGGAAAAGTTCCAGCTCTCCTAGTGCCATGGGAAATGCGTCCCTTGTGACCGGTGAACCTTCTTCAATTACTGATCCATGCAATAAGGGAAATGAGAGTGGTAAAATAACTACTGCTGATAGGATTAAGTCTTTTGCAAATGATGAAGATCCTTTTCTGGTGGAGTTGTTATTCCAATTTGGTCGCTATTTACTTATTTCTTGCTCGAGGCCTGGAACCCAGGTGGCAAATCTTCAAGGAATTTGGAACAAGGATGTTGCACCAAAATGGGA TTCGGCTCCTCATATGAACATCAATCTTGAAATGAACTATTGGCCTTGCCTTCCCTGCAATCTTGCCGAGTGCCAGGAggctttgtttgattttctttcctctttatcAGTGAATGGGAGTGAAACTGCAAAA GTTAACTATGGGGCAAGAGGTTGGGTCGTACACCATAAAACTGATATATGGGCAAAGTCATCGCCAGTTTCAGGTGATGTTGTGTGGGCAATGTGGGCAATGGGTGGCGCATGGCTTTGCACGCATCTCTGGGAGCACTATAAATATACAATGGACAAG ATGCTTGATATTAAACAGGAGTTCCTCAGGAACAAGGCTTATCCTTTGTTGGAAGGATGTGCACTGTTCCTGTTGGACTGGTTGATTGAAGGCCCTGATGGATACCTTGAAACCAACCCTTCAACATCTCCAGAACATAGCTTTATTGCTCCCAATGGTAAGCCTGCTAGTGTGAGTTACTCAACAACAATGGACATGGCAATCATAAAGGAAGTGTTCTCTGgagttgttgctgctgctgag GTTCTAGGGTATACCAATAGTGATCTTGTCAATAAAGTGCAGAAGGCTCAGACAAGGCTTCGTCCAATTAAAATAGCCATGGATGGTTCTATCATGGAATGG GCACTAGATTTCAAGGATCCAGACATCCATCATCGTCATCTTTCTCACCTTTTTGGCCTGTTTCCGGGACACACAATAACTTGGGAACTCACTCCTGATCTCTGTACTGCTGCTGAGAAATCCCTTTATAAAAGAG GAGAGGATGGTCCAGGATGGTCTACAACATGGAAAATCGCTCTCTGGGCACGACTCCATAGCAGTGAGCATGCGTATCGGATGGTCAAGCGTTTGATTACCTTGGTGGATCCAGATCATGAGGTGTCCTTCCATGGAGGACTATATAGTAACTTATTTGCTGCACATCCTCCTTTCCAGATTGATGCCAACTTTGG CTTTATAGCAGCGGTTGCAGAATTGCTTGTGCAGAGCACTGTTAAGGATTTATACTTGCTTCCTGCTCTTCCCCGGGACAAATGGGGGAATGGTTGGGTGAATGGATTGAAAGCGCGTGGAGGGGTCACGGTCAACATCCGCTGGAGTGATGGAGACCTCAATGAAGTCGATGTTTGGTCGAAGGACCAAATCTCTCTTCACAAGTTGCACTACAAGGGAACTTCAGTGACAGTAGATATTGCCTCTCATAGAGTCTACACATTCAATGGACAGTTGAGCCTCATGAAGACATGCTCCCTTTAG